One Ricinus communis isolate WT05 ecotype wild-type chromosome 7, ASM1957865v1, whole genome shotgun sequence genomic region harbors:
- the LOC8286771 gene encoding probable DNA primase large subunit isoform X2, which translates to MELVKPQPNDVVPTLPLYRCAPALEVRLEDFELYAMDRLRVLKGVSDGLSRGKKPEEMEKLVNELWKANMKHPQASEVLNKDIISHFVLRLVYCRTEDLRKWFLSNETALFRYRFCLLTAEPQRALLQEFGLPYKAVPSAELESIKDKLVQVARSIALPFPSSDAIFYKVPFEEVPELVAGRRVFIRKGHAYVAPNQVVSLVVTQFRSILSKALTLTNRKWTSMIRELEKHRLTPIVEALSTSYLGPDYSQPKEFAEISIKDIDMVAKSSFPLCMRHLFEKLRDDHHLKHGGRMQLGLFLKGVGLKLDDALAFWKAEFSQKVGAERFDKEYAYSIRHNYGREGKRTDYTPYACQKIISSTPGVGDHHGCPYRHFSEENLRAALSGMGVNSGAVDDVMDKVRNRHYQLACTLTFEAIHGLSCDAGINHPNQYFSDSQKILKPKCI; encoded by the exons ATGGAGTTAGTTAAGCCTCAGCCAAACGATGTCGTTCCAACTCTCCCTCTATACCGTTGTGCACCTGCTCTCGAAGTTAGACTCGAAGACTTCGAGCTTTACGCTATGGATCGCCTTCGAG TTCTTAAAGGTGTTTCCGATGGATTATCTCGCGGTAAGAAGCCTGAGGAAATGGAAAAATTG GTAAATGAGCTATGGAAAGCAAATATGAAGCATCCACAAGCATCAGAAGTTCTCAACAAGGACattatttctcattttgttctcCGTCTTGTTTATTGTAGAAC AGAGGACCTCAGAAAATGGTTTCTTTCAAACGAGACTGCGCTTTTTCGATACAGATTTTGCCTTTTGACTGCTGAACCTCAG AGGGCATTGTTGCAAGAGTTTGGACTTCCATACAAGGCAGTTCCCAGCGCAGAATTGGAG AGTATAAAGGACAAATTGGTTCAAGTTGCACGGTCCATTGCTCTGCCTTTTCCCTCTT CTGACGCCATATTCTACAAG GTACCCTTTGAAGAAGTCCCAGAACTTGTAGCTGGTCGTAGAGTTTTTATTCGTAAAGGCCATGCGTATGTTGCTCCAAATCAG GTTGTTTCCCTTGTAGTTACACAATTTCGCAGTATCCTATCAAAGGCACTCACTCTTACAAACAG GAAATGGACATCAATGATCAGAGAACTAGAAAAGCACCGCTTGACTCCT ATTGTGGAAGCCCTATCTACAAGCTACCTGGGTCCTGACTATTCTCAG CCCAAAGAATTTGCTGAGATATCAATTAAGGACATTGACATGGTAGCTAAGAGTTCATTTCCACTGTGCATGCGCCACCTGTTTGAAAAA CTTAGAGATGATCATCATTTGAAGCATGGAGGGAGGATGCAATTAGGCCTTTTTCTCAAG GGAGTTGGTTTGAAGTTGGATGACGCTCTTGCATTCTGGAAAGCAGAATTCTCTCAAAAG GTTGGTGCAGAGAGGTTTGACAAAGAATATGCCTACAGCATACGCCATAATTATGGAAGAGAAGGAAAGAGAACA GATTATACACCTTATGCTTGTCAAAAGATAATCTCTTCAACTCCTGGCGTTGGAGACCATCATGGATGTCCTTACAGACATTTTAG TGAAGAAAACTTGAGAGCAGCGCTTAGTGGAATGGGAGTAAACAGTGGCGCAGTGGATGATGTAATGGACAAAGTGCGAAATAGACATTATCAG TTGGCGTGCACCTTAACATTTGAAGCTATTCACGGTTTATCATGTGATGCTGGGATTAACCATCCTAACCAGTACTTCAGTGACAGCCAAAAGATCCTGAAACCTAAG TGCATCTAA
- the LOC8286771 gene encoding probable DNA primase large subunit isoform X1 has protein sequence MELVKPQPNDVVPTLPLYRCAPALEVRLEDFELYAMDRLRVLKGVSDGLSRGKKPEEMEKLVNELWKANMKHPQASEVLNKDIISHFVLRLVYCRTEDLRKWFLSNETALFRYRFCLLTAEPQRALLQEFGLPYKAVPSAELESIKDKLVQVARSIALPFPSSDAIFYKVPFEEVPELVAGRRVFIRKGHAYVAPNQVVSLVVTQFRSILSKALTLTNRKWTSMIRELEKHRLTPIVEALSTSYLGPDYSQPKEFAEISIKDIDMVAKSSFPLCMRHLFEKLRDDHHLKHGGRMQLGLFLKGVGLKLDDALAFWKAEFSQKVGAERFDKEYAYSIRHNYGREGKRTDYTPYACQKIISSTPGVGDHHGCPYRHFSEENLRAALSGMGVNSGAVDDVMDKVRNRHYQLACTLTFEAIHGLSCDAGINHPNQYFSDSQKILKPKALN, from the exons ATGGAGTTAGTTAAGCCTCAGCCAAACGATGTCGTTCCAACTCTCCCTCTATACCGTTGTGCACCTGCTCTCGAAGTTAGACTCGAAGACTTCGAGCTTTACGCTATGGATCGCCTTCGAG TTCTTAAAGGTGTTTCCGATGGATTATCTCGCGGTAAGAAGCCTGAGGAAATGGAAAAATTG GTAAATGAGCTATGGAAAGCAAATATGAAGCATCCACAAGCATCAGAAGTTCTCAACAAGGACattatttctcattttgttctcCGTCTTGTTTATTGTAGAAC AGAGGACCTCAGAAAATGGTTTCTTTCAAACGAGACTGCGCTTTTTCGATACAGATTTTGCCTTTTGACTGCTGAACCTCAG AGGGCATTGTTGCAAGAGTTTGGACTTCCATACAAGGCAGTTCCCAGCGCAGAATTGGAG AGTATAAAGGACAAATTGGTTCAAGTTGCACGGTCCATTGCTCTGCCTTTTCCCTCTT CTGACGCCATATTCTACAAG GTACCCTTTGAAGAAGTCCCAGAACTTGTAGCTGGTCGTAGAGTTTTTATTCGTAAAGGCCATGCGTATGTTGCTCCAAATCAG GTTGTTTCCCTTGTAGTTACACAATTTCGCAGTATCCTATCAAAGGCACTCACTCTTACAAACAG GAAATGGACATCAATGATCAGAGAACTAGAAAAGCACCGCTTGACTCCT ATTGTGGAAGCCCTATCTACAAGCTACCTGGGTCCTGACTATTCTCAG CCCAAAGAATTTGCTGAGATATCAATTAAGGACATTGACATGGTAGCTAAGAGTTCATTTCCACTGTGCATGCGCCACCTGTTTGAAAAA CTTAGAGATGATCATCATTTGAAGCATGGAGGGAGGATGCAATTAGGCCTTTTTCTCAAG GGAGTTGGTTTGAAGTTGGATGACGCTCTTGCATTCTGGAAAGCAGAATTCTCTCAAAAG GTTGGTGCAGAGAGGTTTGACAAAGAATATGCCTACAGCATACGCCATAATTATGGAAGAGAAGGAAAGAGAACA GATTATACACCTTATGCTTGTCAAAAGATAATCTCTTCAACTCCTGGCGTTGGAGACCATCATGGATGTCCTTACAGACATTTTAG TGAAGAAAACTTGAGAGCAGCGCTTAGTGGAATGGGAGTAAACAGTGGCGCAGTGGATGATGTAATGGACAAAGTGCGAAATAGACATTATCAG TTGGCGTGCACCTTAACATTTGAAGCTATTCACGGTTTATCATGTGATGCTGGGATTAACCATCCTAACCAGTACTTCAGTGACAGCCAAAAGATCCTGAAACCTAAG GCTTTGAATTGA
- the LOC8286770 gene encoding probable WRKY transcription factor 75, which translates to MENYPSFFPFSSSSSSSSSSETASAASCSSMSLNIMGSSSINGFTDYFQANKENGLLGLVQEMEVPMGLINGHSNNLSQNKSFGGFGSENNEEKLLSSGKKKGEKKMKKPRYAFQTRSQVDILDDGYRWRKYGQKAVKNNKFPRSYYRCTHQGCNVKKQVQRLTRDEGIVVTTYEGMHSHPIEKSTDNFEHILSQMQIYTSF; encoded by the exons ATGGAAAATTACCCAtcattttttccattttcttcttcttcttcttcttcttcttcttcagaaaCAGCATCAGCAGCTAGTTGTTCTTCCATGTCACTGAACATAATGGGAAGTTCTAGCATTAATGGTTTTACTGACTACTTCCAAGCTAATAAGGAAAATGGGTTATTGGGATTGGTGCAAGAAATGGAAGTGCCCATGGGTTTAATTAATGGTCATAGCAATAACCTGTCACAGAATAAAAGCTTTGGTGGTTTTGGGTCTGagaataatgaagaaaaacTATTATCATCAGggaagaaaaaaggagagaagaagatgaagaagccTAGATATGCCTTTCAAACAAGGAGCCAAGTTGATATTCTCGATGATGGATATCGATGGAGAAAGTATGGCCAAAAGGCTGtcaagaataataaatttcccAG GAGCTACTATAGGTGTACTCACCAAGGATGCAATGTGAAAAAGCAAGTTCAGAGATTGACAAGAGATGAAGGAATTGTTGTGACAACTTATGAAGGAATGCATTCCCATCCAATTGAAAAGTCTACTGATAACTTTGAGCATATCTTGAGCCAAATGCAAATCTACACTTCCTTTTAA
- the LOC8286769 gene encoding sphingosine-1-phosphate lyase: MEMDSVKELLIQFRVTANSFLSEYEPLALVLAPLLTLLLARILHSLFRVFYENGLKSTLFGFLMASIKLVPGVKSYIDAEKQKVVDKLQSGSKSKREGWRVELPMEGLGTEIIEKMKEEKRNDAVWQGKCSGTVYIGGSESEGHFSIINEACSMFAHTNPLHLDVFQSIARFEAEVVAMTASLLGSKEKASGGEICGNMTSGGTESILLAVKSSRDYMKVKKGITRPEMIIPESAHSAYDKAAQYFNIKLWRVPVNKEFQADAKAIRRHINRNTVLIVGSAPGFPHGIIDPIEELGELAFRYGICFHVDLCLGGFVLPFARKLGYPMPPFDFSVKGVTSISVDVHKYGLAPKGTSVVLYRNHDIRKHQFVAVTEWSGGLYVSPTIAGSRPGGLIAGAWAAMMSLGLEGYLKNTKVIMEVTKKIQKGIEEMPELFVIGRPDMTIVAFGSNVLDIFEVNDILSSKGWHLNALQRPNSLHICVTLQHASVYEDFLQDLRESVQTVKQNPGPINGGLAPIYGAAGKIPDRSMVQELLVNYMDSTC; encoded by the exons ATGGAAATGGATTCGGTGAAGGAACTGTTGATTCAATTTAGAGTTACTGCTAATTCATTCTTATCTGAATATGAACCTCTAGCTCTTGTTCTCGCTCCTCTCCTAACTCTTCTCCTAGCTCGAATTCTCCACTCTCTGTTTCGCGTTTTCTACGAAAATGGACTCAAATCCACTCTTTTTGGGTTTCTCATGGCCTCTATCAA GTTGGTGCCTGGAGTTAAGAGCTACATCGATGCTGAGAAGCAGAAG GTTGTAGATAAGTTGCAGTCTGGTAGTAAATCTAAACGAGAGGGCTGGAGGGTCGAGTTGCCAATGGAAGGCTTAGGAACAGAAATAATTGAGAAAATgaaggaagagaagagaaatgaTGCAGTTTGGCAAGGAAAATGTTCTGGTACAGT cTACATTGGAGGGAGTGAATCTGAAGgacatttttctattataaatgAGGCATGTTCAAT GTTTGCACACACCAACCCATTGCATCTCGATGTATTCCAGAGCATAGCGCGATTTGAGGCAGAAGTAGTTGCAATGACAGCGTCACTGCTTGGTAGCAAAGAAAAGGCTTCTGGAGGAGAAATATGCGGAAACATGACATCTGGAGGAACTGAAAGTATATTGTTGGCTGTGAAATCATCCCGAGATTATATGAAGGTTAAGAAGGGAATTACGAGACCTGAAAT GATTATACCGGAATCAGCACACTCAGCATATGATAAGGCAGCGCAATACTTTAACATTAAGTTGTGGCGTGTTCCagtaaataaagaatttcAAGCAGATGCCAAAGCAATCAGACGGCACATTAACAGGAATACCGTTTTG ATTGTTGGATCTGCACCAGGGTTTCCTCATGGCATCATTGACCCTATTGAG GAGCTGGGTGAATTGGCTTTTCGATATGGAATATGTTTCCATGTTGACCTGTGTCTTGGTGGTTTTGTATTACCTTTTGCTCGTAAGCTTGG GTATCCAATGCCGCCTTTTGATTTTTCTGTTAAAGGAGTAACCTCAATATCAGTAGATGTGCATAAATATGGACTGGCTCCTAAAGGAACGAGTGTAGTTCTGTACAGAAATCATGATATTAGAAAG CATCAATTTGTTGCTG TCACGGAATGGTCAGGTGGGCTCTATGTGTCTCCTACCATTGCTGGAAGTAGGCCAGGTGGTCTAATAGCTGGGGCTTGGGCAGCAATGATGTCACTTGGACTAGAAG GGTACTTGAAGAACACAAAAGTGATCATGGAAGTGACGAAAAAAATACAGAAAGG AATAGAGGAGATGCCTGAGTTATTTGTAATTGGAAGGCCAGATATGACAATTGTGGCGTTCGGATCAAACGTGCTAGACATATTTGAGGTCAATGATATTTTGTCATCAAAGGGCTGGCATTTAAACGCATTGCAGAGACCTAACAG CCTTCATATATGCGTTACTCTGCAACATGCATCGGTTTACGAGGACTTCCTTCAGGATTTGAGAGAATCTGTGCAAACT GTAAAACAAAATCCAGGTCCCATAAATGGAGGCCTGGCTCCAATTTATGGTGCTGCAGGGAAGATACCAGATAGAAGCATGGTTCAGGAGTTGTTAGTAAATTACATGGACAGTACATGCTAG
- the LOC8286768 gene encoding protein LAZY 1 isoform X2: MKLLGWMHRKFRQNSSEPLKDFAIGHACNCLIGQPSLDDQHYYPKPNYGARSYKQAQKEHLRKSFAGMEAARIEEEEEEDYEEESSAAISELFHGFLAIGTLGSEPVHTNPSTPTFAISVENITEKETEVTENELKLINDELEKVLGAEAREDYCNDSSGRNSYVSAGRSSHGSTITLSGKPMEGQETNGTTVCPLQGYLFGSAIELSETTTAAKKENRTSLGELFQRSKIAEENFGGKYERDEKRMEKEADKSAVHLMKKMLKKKMLHASSRNSTGSGGGTVDSASAETKLHKILHMFHRKVHPESSTSTQKADKPQKNDNKKNANNAGHNNGGQMLPDEEITVLPQRALSKRSIRRYKSQSNPPQFTLSSSESNGSRECWIKTDADYLVLEL, translated from the exons atgaag TTACTAGGTTGGATGCACCGTAAGTTCCGGCAGAATAGCAGTGAGCCGCTGAAGGATTTTGCCATTG GTCATGCTTGCAATTGTCTTATAGGACAGCCATCATTAGACGACCAACATTACTACCCAAAGCCAAATTATGGTGCCAGGTCATACAAACAAGCCCAGAAAGAACACCTTCGAAAATCTTTTGCTGGTATGGAAGCAGCAagaattgaagaagaagaagaagaagactaTGAAGAGGAATCATCAGCTGCCATATCTGAGCTATTCCATGGTTTTCTAGCAATTGGCACCTTAGGTTCAGAGCCAGTGCATACCAATCCCTCAACACCAACATTTGCCATCTCAGTTGAGAACATAACTGAAAAAGAGACTGAAGTAACTGAGAATGAATTGAAGCTCATCAATGATGAGTTGGAGAAGGTTCTGGGTGCAGAAGCTAGAGAAGACTATTGCAATGATTCATCAGGAAGAAACAGTTATGTTAGTGCAGGGAGAAGCAGTCACGGTAGCACCATAACCCTTAGTGGCAAACCAATGGAAGGCCAAGAGACCAATGGGACAACAGTCTGCCCACTACAGGGATATCTTTTTGGATCTGCAATTGAACTATCAGAAACAACAACTGCggcaaagaaggaaaatagGACATCGCTTGGTGAGCTTTTTCAGAGGAGTAAAATAGCAGAAGAGAATTTTGGGGGAAAATATGAGAGGGATGAGAAGCGCATGGAGAAAGAAGCTGATAAATCTGCTGTACATCTCATGAAAAAGAtgctgaagaagaaaatgctCCATGCTTCTTCTAGGAACTCTACTGGAAGTGGTGGTGGAACTGTTGATTCTGCATCAGCAGAAACGAAACTGCACAAG ATCCTACATATGTTCCACAGGAAAGTTCATCCTGAAAGCTCAACCTCCACACAAAAGGCAGAtaaaccccaaaaaaatgacAATAAGAAGAACGCCAACAATGCGGGGCACAACAATGGAGGCCAGATGCTCCCAGATGAAGAAATCACAGTACTTCCTCAGAGAGCTCTTTCAAAGCGGAGCATAAGACGCTACAAGAGTCAATCTAACCCACCCCAATTCACTCTTAGCAGCAGTGAATCAAATGGGAGCAGGGAATGCTGGATAAAAACTGATGCAGACT ACCTAGTGCTGGAGCTCTAA
- the LOC8286768 gene encoding protein LAZY 1 isoform X1 — protein MKLLGWMHRKFRQNSSEPLKDFAIGHACNCLIGQPSLDDQHYYPKPNYGARSYKQAQKEHLRKSFAGMEAARIEEEEEEDYEEESSAAISELFHGFLAIGTLGSEPVHTNPSTPTFAISVENITEKETEVTENELKLINDELEKVLGAEAREDYCNDSSGRNSYVSAGRSSHGSTITLSGKPMEGQETNGTTVCPLQGYLFGSAIELSETTTAAKKENRTSLGELFQRSKIAEENFGGKYERDEKRMEKEADKSAVHLMKKMLKKKMLHASSRNSTGSGGGTVDSASAETKLHKILHMFHRKVHPESSTSTQKADKPQKNDNKKNANNAGHNNGGQMLPDEEITVLPQRALSKRSIRRYKSQSNPPQFTLSSSESNGSRECWIKTDADCKYLYFIVATQSYVCQVLKKQNYGPHSWKQFPPLGSGKKQVYQFLTKYM, from the exons atgaag TTACTAGGTTGGATGCACCGTAAGTTCCGGCAGAATAGCAGTGAGCCGCTGAAGGATTTTGCCATTG GTCATGCTTGCAATTGTCTTATAGGACAGCCATCATTAGACGACCAACATTACTACCCAAAGCCAAATTATGGTGCCAGGTCATACAAACAAGCCCAGAAAGAACACCTTCGAAAATCTTTTGCTGGTATGGAAGCAGCAagaattgaagaagaagaagaagaagactaTGAAGAGGAATCATCAGCTGCCATATCTGAGCTATTCCATGGTTTTCTAGCAATTGGCACCTTAGGTTCAGAGCCAGTGCATACCAATCCCTCAACACCAACATTTGCCATCTCAGTTGAGAACATAACTGAAAAAGAGACTGAAGTAACTGAGAATGAATTGAAGCTCATCAATGATGAGTTGGAGAAGGTTCTGGGTGCAGAAGCTAGAGAAGACTATTGCAATGATTCATCAGGAAGAAACAGTTATGTTAGTGCAGGGAGAAGCAGTCACGGTAGCACCATAACCCTTAGTGGCAAACCAATGGAAGGCCAAGAGACCAATGGGACAACAGTCTGCCCACTACAGGGATATCTTTTTGGATCTGCAATTGAACTATCAGAAACAACAACTGCggcaaagaaggaaaatagGACATCGCTTGGTGAGCTTTTTCAGAGGAGTAAAATAGCAGAAGAGAATTTTGGGGGAAAATATGAGAGGGATGAGAAGCGCATGGAGAAAGAAGCTGATAAATCTGCTGTACATCTCATGAAAAAGAtgctgaagaagaaaatgctCCATGCTTCTTCTAGGAACTCTACTGGAAGTGGTGGTGGAACTGTTGATTCTGCATCAGCAGAAACGAAACTGCACAAG ATCCTACATATGTTCCACAGGAAAGTTCATCCTGAAAGCTCAACCTCCACACAAAAGGCAGAtaaaccccaaaaaaatgacAATAAGAAGAACGCCAACAATGCGGGGCACAACAATGGAGGCCAGATGCTCCCAGATGAAGAAATCACAGTACTTCCTCAGAGAGCTCTTTCAAAGCGGAGCATAAGACGCTACAAGAGTCAATCTAACCCACCCCAATTCACTCTTAGCAGCAGTGAATCAAATGGGAGCAGGGAATGCTGGATAAAAACTGATGCAGACTGTAAGTACCTTTATTTCATTGTTGCAACCCAATCATATGTCTGCCAAGTTCTGAAAAAGCAGAATTACGGACCACATAGCTGGAAGCAATTTCCACCTTTAGGATCAGGGAAAAAGCAAGTATATCAGTTCTTGACCAAGTACATGTGA
- the LOC8286767 gene encoding uncharacterized protein LOC8286767 isoform X1, whose protein sequence is MNETSIAPWKPPTPKMKLAGEKHKDSYKLWVGFGYSLSRSNHGPLTLLLLAPFCCGMSKLPCQIRLLGLVCGGELEVRGCSKLGDWLTLEQLLRSKIMKLVLVVRFEEHALELPWFRMLFNILQDCPKEDFCGCGDVLRHEEVTYRPTKKTLWK, encoded by the exons ATGAATGAGACATCTATTGCTCCCTGGAAGCCTCCAACGCCTAAGATGAAGCTGGCTGGAGAGAAACATAAAGATAGTTACAAGCTGTGGGTTGGCTTTGGCTATTCATTGTCAAGATCAAATCAT GGCCCTCTGACCCTACTACTGCTGGCTCCTTTTTGCTGTGGGATGTCGAAGCTGCCATGTCAGATCAG GTTACTGGGATTAGTATGTGGTGGAGAATTGGAAGTACGTGGCTGCAGTAAGTTGGGAGATTGGTTGACATTGGAGCAGCTCCTGAG GTCTAAGATTATGAAGTTGGTTTTGGTGGTAAGGTTCGAGGAACATGCACTGGAGCTACCTTGGTTTCGAATGCTTTTCAATATTTTG caGGATTGCCCAAAAGAAGATTTCTGTGGCTGTGGCGATGTGTTGAGACATGAAGAAGTAACATATAGGCCGACAAAGAAAACACTATGGAAATGA
- the LOC8286767 gene encoding uncharacterized protein LOC8286767 isoform X2, translating to MNETSIAPWKPPTPKMKLAGEKHKDSYKLWVGFGYSLSRSNHGPLTLLLLAPFCCGMSKLPCQIRLLGLVCGGELEVRGCSKLGDWLTLEQLLRSKIMKLVLVVRFEEHALELPWFRMLFNILDCPKEDFCGCGDVLRHEEVTYRPTKKTLWK from the exons ATGAATGAGACATCTATTGCTCCCTGGAAGCCTCCAACGCCTAAGATGAAGCTGGCTGGAGAGAAACATAAAGATAGTTACAAGCTGTGGGTTGGCTTTGGCTATTCATTGTCAAGATCAAATCAT GGCCCTCTGACCCTACTACTGCTGGCTCCTTTTTGCTGTGGGATGTCGAAGCTGCCATGTCAGATCAG GTTACTGGGATTAGTATGTGGTGGAGAATTGGAAGTACGTGGCTGCAGTAAGTTGGGAGATTGGTTGACATTGGAGCAGCTCCTGAG GTCTAAGATTATGAAGTTGGTTTTGGTGGTAAGGTTCGAGGAACATGCACTGGAGCTACCTTGGTTTCGAATGCTTTTCAATATTTTG GATTGCCCAAAAGAAGATTTCTGTGGCTGTGGCGATGTGTTGAGACATGAAGAAGTAACATATAGGCCGACAAAGAAAACACTATGGAAATGA
- the LOC8286765 gene encoding uncharacterized protein LOC8286765, which yields MKIKNKGKVYPSPSSSSFLGSASSSSSRDYRDGDDFLSVLKLLPATILTLASVLSLQDREVLAYMITRSLKTTTNPTPKQASLLQGSKKKSTKNKSPNTHKSPSFDCDCFDCYTSYWFRWDSSPNRELIHQVIEAFEEHLSNGELFKKTSRGKRRDKTGRRVGDKSVIDVLGRPEMQEPEATVNESSLVGGAVVSPNDDVSPVVMLERAADGEEVKGSEESPAEAETEEMAVVARSPPPNNHKGLARKVLPDVLGLFNSRLWNLWNPNV from the coding sequence atgaAGATAAAGAACAAAGGTAAAGTATACCCATctccatcttcttcttcttttcttggttctgcttcttcttcaagtaGTAGAGACTACAGAGATGGTGATGATTTTCTTTCAGTACTTAAACTTCTTCCTGCTACCATTCTCACTTTAGCTTCCGTTCTTTCTCTTCAAGACCGTGAAGTTCTTGCTTATATGATCACTCGCTCTCTGAAAACCACCACAAACCCTACTCCAAAACAAGCTTCCCTTCTCCAGGGTTCCAAGaaaaaatccaccaaaaacaAGTCACCAAACACCCATAAGTCTCCGTCGTTTGATTGTGACTGTTTTGACTGCTACACGAGCTACTGGTTTAGGTGGGACTCTTCTCCTAATCGCGAGCTTATTCATCAAGTCATCGAAGCCTTTGAAGAACATTTATCTAATGGTGAGCTATTCAAGAAAACTAGTCGCGGTAAGAGACGTGACAAAACGGGCCGTCGGGTTGGTGATAAATCGGTGATTGATGTTCTAGGTCGACCTGAAATGCAAGAACCCGAGGCGACTGTTAATGAATCATCTCTTGTTGGTGGTGCTGTTGTTTCTCCAAATGATGACGTGTCACCGGTTGTTATGCTCGAGAGAGCGGCTGATGGGGAAGAAGTGAAAGGAAGTGAAGAGTCCCCGGCGGAGGCGGAGACGGAGGAGATGGCTGTGGTTGCAAGGTCACCACCACCAAACAACCATAAGGGTTTGGCAAGGAAGGTATTACCGGACGTGTTAGGGCTATTCAATTCTCGTTTATGGAACCTATGGAATCCGAATGTGTAG
- the LOC8286764 gene encoding uncharacterized protein LOC8286764 — translation MSGVSLATVPRNEPSDATNDPMKPLPARLDKQQQSMMGGVMGSLRVIELQLVAFIMVFSASGLVPLFDLVFPAFASAYLLVLARFVFPSHGGTRTSPQEIFQGSKLFRLYVVVGTTMGLFLPLAYVLGGFARGDDHAVRSATPHLFLLSFQILTENIISGLSLFSPPVRALVPMLYTVRRIFVILDWIQDVWINKTLPANAQFKDIAWFWFGRSLAAANLLYFSINLFGFLIPRFLPRAFEKYFQQKDETHSKMAEDKRSSAAANKSQPTDKKAD, via the exons ATGTCTGGTGTATCTCTTGCTACAGTTCCAAGAAATGAGCCTAGTGATGCCACAAATGACCCAATGAAACCCCTGCCAGCGCGTCTCGACAAGCAGCAGCAGTCAATGATGGGAGGTGTAATGGGATCATTGCGTGTAATAGAACTTCAACTAGTTGCTTTCATAATGGTTTTCTCTGCTAGTGGCCTTGTCCCACTCTTTGATTTAGTCTTCCCAGCCTTTGCCTCTGCTTATCTTTTAGTACTCGCTCGATTTGTCTTCCCTTCACATGGGGGAACCAGAACTAGCCCCCAAGAGATTTTTCAAGGAAGTAAACTATTCAGGTTGTATGTCGTTGTGGGAACCACTATGGGGCTGTTTCTGCCGCTGGCATATGTGTTGGGTGGGTTCGCCAGGGGTGATGATCATGCAGTTCGGTCAGCAACGCCGCACTTGTTTCTGCTCTCGTTTCAGATACTTACCGAGAACATAATTAGTGGGCTGTCGTTGTTCTCTCCGCCAGTGAGAGCATTAGTACCGATGCTTTATACCGTCCGGAGGATCTTTGTTATTCTCGACTGGATCCAAGATGTGTGGATTAACAAGACTTTGCCAGCTAATGCACAATTCAAG GACATTGCCTGGTTTTGGTTTGGAAGGAGTTTAGCAGCTGCCAACCTGTTATATTTCTCAATCAATCTTTTCGGGTTCTTGATTCCGCGATTCCTTCCTCGAGCATTCGAGAAGTATTTCCAGCAGAAAGATGAAACTCATTCAAAGATGGCGGAGGACAAGCGTTCTTCTGCTGCTGCTAACAAATCTCAACCAACAGATAAGAAAGCTGATTAG